A portion of the Corynebacterium jeikeium genome contains these proteins:
- a CDS encoding Bcr/CflA family efflux MFS transporter produces the protein MRQPYTETVTNQHSGSAQTQPAQTLPVSLLAGLALLSAAAPFGADTYLASFVEIAREFSTTESMVQLTLTTFMIGMAAGQLVIGALSDSLGRKKLLLIATLVFLGSSILCAVAPNIGTLIAMRLFQGLAGGSTVVLARSVVPDLLTGKASARAFSTLMGISSIAPAIALLVGGFLGPAFGWRSVFWFLAAINVAMVAIVILMVPETLPPERRSTGALRNLLPNIGRLLRRPVFVGYLLAFAGGFSVMFSYIAASPFIFQELLGLTPTQFSLVFASNAAMLTFVSILNGKMINRIHPRKGILIALTVMLVTSIGLIINATVGITFFTTWLLLFITVPMMPLIFANATALGIEEVRDIGIGSGSGLMGFTQFLAAATVSPLVGLGSNLPLSMAISMLTCALIALTAVLTLTRAGLHKRSHRLT, from the coding sequence GTGCGGCAACCCTATACTGAGACAGTGACAAATCAACATTCCGGGAGCGCTCAGACACAGCCAGCACAGACGCTGCCGGTATCGCTACTTGCCGGCTTGGCCTTATTATCCGCCGCCGCCCCGTTCGGCGCAGATACATATCTGGCATCCTTCGTGGAGATTGCACGCGAGTTCTCCACGACCGAGTCGATGGTTCAGCTCACGCTGACAACCTTCATGATTGGCATGGCTGCTGGACAGCTCGTCATTGGCGCTCTCTCCGATAGTTTGGGCCGCAAGAAGCTGCTTCTCATTGCGACTTTGGTGTTCTTGGGCTCGTCAATCCTCTGTGCAGTAGCACCGAATATTGGCACGCTTATTGCAATGCGCCTGTTCCAGGGGTTAGCTGGTGGCTCCACAGTTGTTCTGGCTCGTTCTGTAGTACCAGACCTCTTGACGGGCAAGGCATCAGCGAGAGCTTTCTCCACGCTGATGGGCATTTCCTCCATCGCCCCGGCAATCGCTCTCCTTGTGGGCGGTTTTCTAGGCCCCGCATTCGGCTGGCGCAGCGTGTTCTGGTTTCTCGCAGCCATCAACGTCGCGATGGTCGCGATTGTGATCCTGATGGTTCCGGAAACCCTGCCGCCTGAGCGACGCTCCACAGGCGCTCTGCGCAATCTCCTGCCCAATATTGGCAGGCTGCTGCGGCGGCCAGTATTTGTCGGCTACTTGTTGGCTTTCGCTGGTGGCTTCTCGGTGATGTTTTCCTATATCGCTGCGTCACCCTTTATCTTCCAGGAGCTGCTGGGGCTAACCCCTACTCAGTTTTCTCTCGTATTCGCATCCAATGCAGCGATGTTGACATTTGTGTCAATCCTTAACGGCAAGATGATCAACCGGATTCATCCCCGCAAGGGCATTTTAATTGCCCTTACGGTCATGCTCGTGACGTCGATAGGCCTGATTATTAATGCCACCGTCGGGATTACTTTCTTCACTACTTGGCTGTTGCTGTTCATTACGGTACCGATGATGCCGCTAATCTTCGCCAATGCCACGGCACTCGGAATTGAGGAGGTTCGAGATATCGGAATTGGCTCAGGTTCCGGTCTCATGGGCTTCACACAGTTCCTCGCGGCCGCCACGGTTTCCCCGCTGGTGGGGCTTGGTTCCAATCTGCCCCTCTCGATGGCTATTTCGATGTTGACCTGTGCATTGATTGCGCTGACCGCGGTGTTGACATTGACGCGCGCCGGCCTCCACAAACGCTCACACCGACTGACATAA
- a CDS encoding 50S ribosomal protein L14, translating into MIQQESRLRVADNTGAREIQCIRVLGGSTRRFAGIGDTIVATVKEAAPGGNVKAGEIVKAVIVRTKKETRRPDGSYISFDENAAVIIKADGEPKGTRIFGPVARELRDKKFMKIVSLAPEVI; encoded by the coding sequence GTGATTCAGCAGGAATCCCGTCTGCGCGTTGCCGACAACACTGGTGCACGTGAAATCCAGTGCATCCGCGTTCTCGGTGGCTCGACCCGACGCTTCGCTGGCATTGGCGACACCATCGTCGCTACTGTCAAGGAAGCTGCTCCGGGCGGAAACGTCAAGGCAGGCGAAATCGTTAAGGCAGTTATCGTCCGCACGAAGAAGGAGACCCGTCGTCCGGACGGTTCCTACATCTCGTTCGACGAGAATGCAGCTGTCATCATCAAGGCCGACGGCGAGCCGAAGGGCACCCGTATTTTCGGCCCGGTCGCGCGTGAGCTGCGTGACAAGAAGTTCATGAAGATTGTCTCGCTCGCACCGGAGGTGATTTAA
- a CDS encoding 50S ribosomal protein L24: MKIRKGDTVLVISGPDKGAQGKVIEAYPKRDKVLVEGVNRIKKHVANSAAERGASSGGIVTQEAPIHVSNVMLVDEDGTPTRVGYRFDEDGKKVRISRRTGKDI; this comes from the coding sequence GTGAAGATCCGTAAGGGCGATACCGTGCTGGTTATCTCCGGTCCGGACAAGGGTGCTCAGGGCAAGGTCATCGAGGCCTACCCGAAGCGCGACAAGGTCCTGGTCGAGGGCGTTAACCGTATCAAGAAGCACGTTGCAAACTCCGCTGCGGAACGCGGCGCATCCTCGGGTGGCATTGTCACTCAGGAGGCTCCGATTCACGTGTCGAACGTCATGCTGGTCGACGAAGATGGTACCCCGACTCGCGTCGGCTACCGCTTCGATGAGGACGGCAAGAAGGTTCGCATCTCCCGCCGTACCGGGAAGGACATCTAA
- a CDS encoding 50S ribosomal protein L5, with product MSENYTPRLKARYRDEIRGKMQEEFSYENVMQIPGVTKVVVNMGVGAAAQDKKQINGAINDLTLITGQKPETRRARKSIANFKLREGDAIGARVTLRGDRMWEFLDRLLTVALPRIRDFRGLSDQQFDGHGNYTFGLSEQTMFYEIDVDKIDRPRGMDITVVTTATNNEEGRALLRELGFPFKK from the coding sequence ATGAGCGAAAATTACACCCCTCGTCTGAAGGCCCGTTACCGCGATGAGATTCGCGGCAAGATGCAGGAAGAGTTCTCCTACGAGAACGTCATGCAGATTCCGGGCGTCACCAAGGTCGTCGTCAACATGGGCGTCGGCGCTGCTGCTCAGGACAAGAAGCAGATCAACGGTGCTATCAACGACCTGACTCTGATCACCGGTCAGAAGCCGGAGACCCGTCGTGCTCGCAAGTCGATCGCTAACTTCAAGCTCCGTGAAGGCGATGCCATCGGCGCTCGCGTCACCCTGCGTGGCGACCGTATGTGGGAGTTCCTGGATCGTCTGCTGACCGTGGCTCTGCCGCGAATCCGCGACTTCCGCGGTCTGTCTGATCAGCAGTTCGATGGTCACGGTAACTACACCTTCGGCCTGTCTGAGCAGACCATGTTCTACGAGATCGACGTTGACAAGATCGACCGCCCGCGCGGTATGGACATCACCGTCGTGACCACCGCTACCAACAACGAGGAAGGCCGCGCGCTGCTGCGCGAGCTGGGCTTCCCGTTTAAGAAGTAG
- a CDS encoding esterase, translated as MKNFSVAVRSAAIATVAALGLSLGAGAANAQPALPEMPNIPIPGIGDTGPKGVKQIVTFGDSFTANAGKGGPRGLAPGQNVLVANCATDMENWPKIAASKLNKSLGDWSCNGLGGFPGQLLAYLEASIQYGDIGEGTEKVVLMYGGMDWVQWVDVAGELVAKPDPKAPSLFKQTLRQFTDRVHQVAPGAQVVLASYPEYATDDQLCLVNTPNQTFPIPAPGASEVQGAFRDSIRSASQHVGAGFIDVYEATLGHGTCNPNPDERFVAGFADPVMGPMTNHPTVAGEKAMGNIIADQLY; from the coding sequence ATGAAGAACTTCTCCGTGGCCGTCCGCTCGGCTGCTATTGCAACTGTTGCGGCTCTGGGTCTGAGCTTGGGCGCCGGTGCTGCCAACGCACAGCCGGCACTGCCGGAAATGCCGAACATTCCGATTCCGGGTATCGGCGACACCGGCCCGAAGGGCGTCAAGCAGATTGTCACCTTCGGTGACTCCTTCACCGCTAATGCCGGTAAGGGTGGCCCGCGTGGCCTGGCGCCGGGGCAGAACGTGCTGGTCGCTAACTGTGCCACCGACATGGAAAACTGGCCGAAGATTGCAGCGTCGAAGCTGAACAAGTCCCTGGGTGACTGGTCCTGTAACGGTCTTGGTGGCTTCCCAGGTCAGCTCCTCGCATACCTGGAAGCTTCCATCCAGTACGGCGACATCGGAGAGGGCACTGAGAAGGTTGTCCTGATGTACGGCGGCATGGACTGGGTCCAGTGGGTTGACGTGGCAGGCGAGCTTGTCGCAAAGCCGGACCCCAAGGCTCCGTCGTTGTTTAAGCAGACGCTGCGTCAGTTCACTGACCGCGTTCACCAGGTTGCTCCGGGCGCTCAGGTCGTCCTGGCTTCGTACCCTGAGTACGCCACTGATGACCAGCTGTGCCTGGTGAACACCCCGAACCAGACCTTCCCGATCCCGGCACCGGGTGCCAGCGAGGTTCAGGGTGCATTCCGTGACAGCATTCGCTCCGCATCTCAGCACGTAGGTGCCGGCTTCATTGACGTCTACGAGGCAACCCTCGGCCACGGTACCTGCAACCCAAACCCGGATGAGCGCTTCGTCGCTGGTTTCGCAGATCCGGTGATGGGCCCGATGACCAATCACCCGACGGTGGCTGGCGAAAAGGCTATGGGTAACATCATCGCCGACCAGCTCTACTAA
- a CDS encoding 30S ribosomal protein S8 gives MTMTDPIADMLSRVRNANNAYHDSVSMPSSKLKANIAEILKSEGYIADYAVEDAKVGKTLTLNLKYGPSRERSIAGVRRVSKPGLRVYAKSTNLPKVLGGLGVAIISTSQGLLTDRQAYEKKVGGEVLAYVW, from the coding sequence ATGACCATGACTGACCCAATCGCCGACATGCTGTCGCGCGTGCGCAACGCTAACAACGCGTACCACGACTCTGTCTCGATGCCGTCGTCCAAGCTGAAGGCTAACATCGCCGAGATCCTCAAGTCTGAGGGGTACATTGCGGACTACGCAGTCGAGGATGCCAAGGTCGGCAAGACCCTGACCCTGAACCTGAAGTACGGCCCGTCCCGCGAGCGTTCGATCGCTGGCGTGCGTCGCGTCTCCAAGCCGGGTCTGCGTGTTTACGCAAAGTCCACTAACCTGCCGAAGGTCCTCGGTGGCCTGGGCGTGGCTATCATCTCCACGTCTCAGGGCCTGCTGACTGACCGTCAGGCTTACGAGAAGAAGGTTGGCGGGGAAGTCCTCGCTTACGTCTGGTAA
- a CDS encoding 50S ribosomal protein L6, translated as MSRIGKNPVVVPANVTAQVNGQDVSVKGPKGELSVSIPAPITVELKDNEIAVNRPDDHRKSRSLHGLSRSLINNMVVGVTEGYTIKMEIFGVGYRVAKKGKDLEFSLGYSHPVLIEAPEGITFDVDGTTKLSITGIDKQQVGQLAANIRRLRKDDPYKGKGIRYDGEQIRRKIGKTGK; from the coding sequence ATGTCTCGTATTGGTAAGAACCCTGTCGTTGTCCCGGCAAACGTTACTGCCCAGGTCAACGGCCAGGACGTTTCCGTCAAGGGCCCGAAGGGCGAGCTGTCTGTCTCCATCCCGGCTCCAATTACCGTTGAGCTGAAGGACAATGAGATTGCGGTCAACCGTCCGGATGACCACCGCAAGAGCCGCTCCCTGCACGGCCTGTCCCGTTCGCTGATTAACAATATGGTTGTCGGTGTGACCGAGGGCTACACCATCAAGATGGAAATCTTCGGTGTCGGTTACCGTGTCGCCAAGAAGGGCAAGGACCTCGAGTTCTCCCTGGGCTACTCGCACCCAGTCCTGATCGAAGCACCGGAAGGTATCACCTTCGATGTCGACGGCACCACCAAGCTGTCGATCACAGGTATTGATAAGCAGCAGGTCGGACAGCTCGCAGCTAACATCCGTCGTCTGCGTAAGGATGATCCTTACAAGGGCAAGGGCATTCGTTACGATGGCGAGCAGATCCGTCGCAAGATCGGAAAGACGGGTAAGTAA
- a CDS encoding 50S ribosomal protein L18 yields the protein MSNTNEKRLPVGKDISTRRRVARARRHARLRKNVRGTSEAPRLVVHRSSRHITAQVIDDSIGRTLAAASTLDADLRGFEGDKKAKSAKVGELIAARAKDAGIEKVVFDRGGYQYHGRVAALAEAAREGGLKF from the coding sequence ATGAGCAACACCAACGAAAAGCGCCTCCCGGTAGGCAAGGACATCTCGACTCGTCGTCGTGTCGCCCGCGCCCGCCGTCACGCACGCTTGCGCAAGAACGTCCGCGGCACCTCCGAGGCACCGCGCCTCGTCGTGCACCGCTCTTCCCGCCACATCACCGCTCAGGTTATCGACGACTCCATCGGTCGTACCCTGGCCGCTGCTTCCACTCTGGACGCAGATCTCCGTGGCTTCGAGGGCGACAAGAAGGCCAAGAGCGCCAAGGTCGGCGAGTTGATTGCTGCTCGCGCTAAGGATGCTGGCATCGAGAAGGTCGTTTTCGACCGCGGTGGCTACCAGTACCACGGCCGCGTTGCTGCTCTGGCCGAGGCTGCCCGTGAAGGTGGTCTGAAGTTCTAA
- a CDS encoding 30S ribosomal protein S5: MSERDKREGGRNSADNKNNNRRGGRGNDRRQQDERSQYIERVVTINRVSKVVKGGRRFSFTALVIVGDGEGMVGVGYGKAKEVPAAIQKGAEEARKNFFRVPMIAGTITHPVQGETAAGIVLLRPAAPGTGLIAGGAVRPVLECAGVQDVLSKSLGTNNSINVVHATVDALKQLVRPEEVAARRGKSLEEVTPARMLRARAGQGA; encoded by the coding sequence ATGTCGGAACGCGATAAGCGCGAAGGCGGACGTAACTCCGCTGACAACAAGAACAACAACCGTCGTGGTGGCCGCGGTAACGACCGTCGCCAGCAGGACGAGCGTTCGCAGTACATCGAGCGCGTAGTAACTATTAACCGAGTTTCCAAGGTCGTCAAGGGCGGTCGTCGCTTCAGCTTCACCGCTCTGGTCATCGTCGGTGACGGCGAGGGCATGGTCGGCGTCGGCTACGGCAAGGCCAAGGAAGTACCGGCAGCTATCCAGAAGGGTGCTGAAGAGGCTCGTAAGAACTTCTTCCGCGTCCCGATGATTGCTGGCACCATCACCCACCCGGTTCAGGGTGAGACCGCTGCTGGCATCGTGCTGCTGCGCCCGGCTGCTCCGGGTACCGGTCTGATTGCCGGCGGCGCTGTCCGCCCGGTTCTCGAGTGCGCCGGTGTTCAGGATGTTCTGTCCAAGTCGCTGGGTACCAACAACTCCATCAACGTTGTTCACGCAACCGTTGATGCTCTCAAGCAGCTGGTTCGCCCTGAAGAGGTCGCCGCACGTCGTGGCAAGTCCCTCGAAGAGGTCACCCCAGCACGTATGCTGCGCGCACGCGCAGGTCAGGGAGCGTGA
- a CDS encoding 50S ribosomal protein L30 — translation MALKITQVRGTAGTKQKQKDSLRTLGLKRINDSVVRPDSPAVRGLVNVVRHLVEVEEVAGE, via the coding sequence ATGGCACTGAAGATTACCCAGGTCCGTGGTACCGCTGGTACCAAGCAGAAGCAGAAGGATTCGCTGCGCACCCTCGGCCTGAAGCGCATCAACGATTCCGTCGTCCGCCCGGATTCTCCGGCTGTGCGCGGTCTCGTGAACGTTGTGCGTCACCTGGTCGAGGTTGAAGAAGTAGCGGGGGAGTAG
- a CDS encoding 50S ribosomal protein L15 — MSEPIKLHDLAPAPGAKKKKTRVGRGEASKGKTAGRGTKGTKARKQVSAAFEGGQMPLHMRLPKLKGFKNPAKVTFQVVNVSDLERLFPNGGDITIADLVAKGAVRANQPVKVLGDGDINVSVNVTATKFSGSAKSKIEAAGGSVTEA, encoded by the coding sequence ATGAGCGAACCAATTAAGCTCCACGACTTGGCCCCGGCTCCGGGTGCTAAGAAGAAGAAGACTCGCGTCGGCCGTGGTGAGGCTTCCAAGGGTAAGACCGCTGGTCGCGGCACCAAGGGCACCAAGGCCCGCAAGCAGGTTTCGGCAGCATTCGAGGGTGGCCAGATGCCACTTCACATGCGTCTGCCGAAGTTGAAGGGCTTCAAGAACCCGGCGAAGGTCACCTTCCAGGTGGTCAACGTTTCGGATTTGGAGCGTCTGTTCCCGAACGGTGGCGACATCACCATCGCCGACCTGGTTGCAAAGGGCGCCGTCCGCGCTAACCAGCCGGTGAAGGTCCTCGGCGACGGCGACATCAACGTCTCCGTCAACGTCACCGCAACCAAGTTCTCGGGCTCCGCAAAGTCCAAGATCGAGGCTGCAGGCGGCTCTGTCACTGAGGCTTAA
- a CDS encoding aminotransferase class I/II-fold pyridoxal phosphate-dependent enzyme, which translates to MRSSADGCHISGAERLAPVVELPQLASAMTSRALHHDKGRADTIHITVDKIEESTISTVPALVPFLESNSSPGDARKLITQRLHAAGIEAADIAVEMAYSLTGLRGAALIDASSGERLDPNPARGVRVSTFDAISHPSKDCAKDHFHEALILASKVHSAPGIVAEICLSDDPFYTRGYLALDGIFHRIPNIKDHGSTLGTRIFIVEPGTDIPELIDYLENTPVYIELPADACSSTDTTGLSSDLSAIAAQRNTAWAGAGLARTLRTFETAQLPHSRIDGADYLLFSSSDYLGLSTHPELVSAAIEAIGHFGTGSGGSRLTTGTSIHSALESELAQFFGFDDAVLFATGYQANHSTIAAIATADVEIFSDAANHASIIDGCRNARAKVTVFPHADYQTLDRLLATSSARHKLVISDSVFSMSGEVIDGPALERTCHRRNAWLMLDDAHGVGVIGEQGRGTAAHLGIRPDIVVGTASKALGVEGGYVLCSAPVGELLRNQARSFVYSTSMNAGSVAAIRAALKQLEVGDVVKRLQRNIARVRSLVGAQSDPASAIIPLPVGDETVAMDTSAQLAELGVFIPAIRFPTVPRGEAMLRLTITALHTDADIDQLERALRNTGLL; encoded by the coding sequence ATGCGATCCAGCGCCGATGGCTGCCATATCTCTGGCGCTGAGCGTCTTGCACCGGTTGTCGAACTACCTCAGCTGGCTTCTGCAATGACTAGCCGTGCACTTCACCACGACAAGGGTCGAGCCGACACAATTCACATCACTGTGGACAAGATCGAAGAGTCGACCATCAGCACCGTGCCGGCGTTAGTCCCCTTTCTAGAGTCGAACTCCAGCCCTGGGGACGCCCGCAAGCTCATTACTCAACGCCTACACGCTGCAGGTATAGAGGCCGCCGATATCGCCGTCGAGATGGCCTATTCACTCACGGGTCTTCGCGGCGCCGCTCTTATCGATGCCTCCTCCGGTGAGCGGCTCGACCCAAACCCAGCCCGCGGTGTACGGGTTTCCACTTTTGATGCCATCTCACACCCCAGCAAGGACTGTGCCAAGGACCATTTTCACGAGGCGCTCATCCTCGCATCCAAGGTTCACAGCGCCCCGGGCATCGTCGCAGAAATCTGCCTCTCCGACGATCCCTTTTACACGCGTGGCTATCTCGCACTGGACGGAATCTTTCACCGTATCCCCAATATCAAGGACCACGGCAGCACTCTCGGTACTCGCATTTTTATCGTTGAACCCGGCACCGATATCCCCGAGTTGATCGATTACCTGGAGAACACGCCGGTCTATATCGAGCTCCCAGCTGACGCCTGCTCCTCGACGGACACCACCGGCCTCAGCAGCGACCTCTCAGCAATCGCCGCCCAAAGGAACACGGCCTGGGCCGGTGCAGGACTAGCCCGCACACTGCGCACTTTCGAAACTGCACAACTACCGCACAGCCGAATTGACGGAGCCGACTATCTATTGTTTTCTTCTTCGGACTACCTCGGCCTGTCCACGCACCCTGAACTCGTCTCAGCTGCCATCGAGGCAATTGGGCATTTCGGCACCGGGTCCGGCGGCTCTCGCCTGACCACCGGCACGAGCATCCACAGCGCACTTGAAAGTGAACTCGCGCAGTTCTTCGGTTTCGACGATGCCGTTCTCTTTGCGACTGGCTACCAGGCGAACCACTCAACCATCGCAGCCATCGCCACCGCCGACGTTGAAATCTTCTCCGACGCCGCCAACCATGCTTCCATCATTGACGGATGCCGCAATGCCCGGGCTAAAGTCACGGTCTTTCCGCACGCTGACTATCAGACGCTCGACCGTCTCCTCGCAACATCCAGCGCCCGCCACAAACTTGTCATCTCCGACTCCGTGTTCTCTATGTCAGGCGAGGTCATCGACGGCCCGGCACTCGAGCGCACCTGTCACCGTCGCAACGCATGGCTGATGCTTGACGACGCCCACGGCGTCGGCGTTATCGGAGAACAAGGTCGTGGCACTGCAGCGCACCTGGGCATCCGCCCGGACATTGTGGTCGGCACCGCGAGCAAGGCTCTCGGTGTCGAAGGAGGATACGTTCTCTGCTCGGCACCAGTTGGCGAACTACTACGCAATCAAGCCCGCAGCTTCGTGTACTCAACGTCCATGAACGCTGGTTCTGTCGCAGCTATCCGCGCAGCGTTGAAGCAGTTGGAGGTTGGGGACGTCGTCAAGCGATTGCAACGTAATATTGCGCGCGTCCGCTCCCTGGTTGGCGCGCAGTCAGACCCCGCATCTGCAATCATCCCGCTGCCCGTCGGGGACGAGACCGTAGCGATGGACACCTCAGCACAGTTAGCGGAGCTAGGCGTGTTCATACCTGCAATTCGCTTTCCGACGGTCCCCCGTGGTGAGGCAATGTTGCGATTGACCATTACCGCGCTCCATACGGACGCTGACATCGACCAACTGGAGCGGGCTCTGCGCAATACCGGCCTGCTGTAA
- the secY gene encoding preprotein translocase subunit SecY, with product MHVASGLIAALRDPDLRKKIFFTLTMIILYRIGSQIPSPGIDYQLVNAQLEQISKDQSSVYSLINLFSGGALLQMAIFGIGIMPYITASIIVQLLTVVIPHFEQLKKEGQSGQTKMTQYTRYLTVALALLQSAGIVAMADRGALLGGSQSLLVKDAGVFDLVVMVVVMTAGAVLVMWMGELITDRGVGNGMSLLIFAGIAAGMPAQGANILRSTTGVVFATVIVAVLILIIGVIFIEQGQRRIPVQYAKRMVGRRQYGGSSTYLPLKVNQAGVIPVIFASSLIYVPVLITQIVQSGQSNPNMDNWWQRNVIQYLLAPSSWQYILLFFLMIIFFSFFYTSVQYDPHEQAENMKKYGGFIPGFRPGRPTAEYLSYVLIRLLTVGSLYLALIAVLPNVALDMGLGDANAGTGGMFGGTALLILVSVALTTVKQVESQMMQRNYEGFLK from the coding sequence ATGCACGTGGCTTCCGGTCTCATTGCGGCGTTGCGCGATCCCGATTTGCGTAAGAAGATCTTCTTCACTCTGACGATGATCATTCTGTACCGAATCGGCTCGCAGATTCCAAGCCCTGGTATCGACTACCAGTTGGTCAACGCGCAGCTCGAGCAGATTTCGAAAGATCAGTCCAGCGTTTACTCGCTGATCAACCTGTTCTCAGGTGGCGCTCTGCTGCAGATGGCGATTTTCGGCATCGGCATTATGCCGTACATTACGGCCTCGATTATCGTCCAGCTGCTCACGGTGGTGATTCCACACTTCGAGCAGTTGAAGAAGGAAGGGCAGTCGGGTCAGACGAAGATGACCCAGTACACCCGCTACCTCACAGTAGCGTTGGCGTTGCTGCAGTCTGCGGGCATTGTGGCCATGGCAGACCGTGGCGCCCTGCTGGGTGGCTCGCAGTCGCTGCTGGTCAAGGATGCGGGTGTCTTTGACCTCGTGGTGATGGTCGTTGTGATGACCGCCGGTGCCGTGCTGGTCATGTGGATGGGTGAGCTCATCACTGACCGAGGGGTCGGCAACGGTATGTCGTTGCTGATTTTCGCTGGTATCGCCGCTGGTATGCCAGCGCAGGGAGCGAACATTCTGCGCTCCACTACCGGTGTCGTGTTCGCCACCGTGATTGTTGCGGTGCTGATTCTCATCATTGGCGTTATTTTCATCGAGCAGGGGCAGCGCCGTATTCCGGTGCAGTACGCGAAGCGTATGGTTGGTCGTCGCCAGTACGGCGGATCTTCCACCTACCTGCCGCTGAAGGTGAACCAGGCCGGTGTTATCCCGGTCATCTTCGCATCCTCGCTGATTTACGTGCCGGTTCTGATCACCCAAATCGTTCAGTCCGGTCAGTCGAATCCGAACATGGACAACTGGTGGCAGCGCAATGTCATTCAGTACCTGCTGGCACCGTCCAGTTGGCAGTACATTCTGCTGTTCTTCCTGATGATCATCTTCTTCTCCTTCTTCTACACCTCTGTGCAGTATGACCCGCACGAGCAGGCGGAGAACATGAAGAAGTACGGCGGATTCATTCCGGGCTTCCGCCCAGGGCGTCCGACTGCTGAATACCTGTCCTACGTCCTGATTCGCCTGCTGACTGTCGGCTCGCTGTACCTGGCGCTGATTGCCGTTCTGCCAAATGTCGCTCTTGATATGGGGCTTGGCGACGCGAACGCCGGTACAGGCGGTATGTTTGGAGGTACAGCCCTGCTGATTCTGGTCAGTGTTGCGCTGACGACGGTCAAGCAGGTTGAAAGCCAAATGATGCAACGTAACTACGAAGGGTTCTTGAAGTAA
- a CDS encoding adenylate kinase, whose amino-acid sequence MRLVLVGPPGAGKGTQAAILSEKLGVPHISTGDLFRANIGEGTPLGIEAKSYIDAGNLVPDDVTVRMVESRLNEDDAAKGFLLDGFPRTVGQAEELKRLLSNLGTELDAVVQFDVSEDVVVERMLARGRADDTEEVIRNRMHVYTNETAPLLDYYSEKIIKIAAEGSVEEINERTMAELEKLN is encoded by the coding sequence ATGCGACTCGTACTTGTAGGTCCTCCCGGTGCAGGTAAGGGCACTCAGGCAGCTATCCTCTCGGAGAAGCTCGGTGTCCCACACATCTCCACCGGTGACCTGTTTCGCGCAAACATCGGTGAAGGCACTCCGCTCGGCATTGAGGCGAAGTCCTACATCGACGCCGGCAACCTTGTTCCGGACGACGTGACTGTGCGTATGGTCGAGTCCCGTCTGAACGAGGACGACGCCGCCAAGGGGTTCTTGTTGGATGGCTTCCCGCGCACCGTTGGTCAGGCAGAAGAGCTGAAGCGTCTGCTGTCCAATCTCGGTACCGAGCTGGATGCGGTCGTACAGTTCGACGTTTCTGAGGATGTCGTAGTCGAGCGCATGCTGGCCCGTGGTCGCGCAGACGACACTGAAGAGGTCATCCGCAACCGCATGCATGTGTACACCAATGAGACCGCTCCTTTGCTGGATTACTACTCGGAAAAGATCATCAAGATTGCCGCTGAGGGATCCGTTGAGGAGATTAACGAGCGCACGATGGCTGAGCTGGAGAAGCTGAACTAG